Proteins encoded together in one Candidatus Methylomirabilota bacterium window:
- a CDS encoding DNA-3-methyladenine glycosylase: MTARRPPRLAPLPRRFYLRPAPAVARDLLGCLLVSRLRGAPAAGRIVETEAYLGPEDAASHAAFRPSSHTLFYGPGGVAYVFQAYGLHACLNAITGPPGVPGCVLIRALEPTRGLAVMARRRGLPLESIALTNGPAKLTEALAITLADNGRDLARGPLVILAPEPRPAVAIATGLRVGITRATDLPLRFWIRGNRYVSRPRPEVGG; the protein is encoded by the coding sequence CTGACGGCGCGGCGCCCCCCCCGCCTCGCCCCGCTGCCTCGCCGGTTCTACCTCCGCCCCGCCCCCGCGGTCGCGCGCGACCTCCTGGGCTGTCTGCTCGTCTCGCGCCTGCGGGGCGCGCCTGCCGCCGGCCGCATCGTCGAGACCGAGGCATACCTCGGGCCCGAGGATGCCGCGTCGCATGCGGCGTTTCGGCCCTCCTCGCACACCCTCTTCTACGGCCCGGGTGGCGTGGCCTACGTCTTCCAGGCCTACGGGCTCCACGCCTGCCTCAACGCCATCACGGGCCCGCCCGGCGTGCCGGGCTGCGTCCTCATCCGCGCCCTCGAGCCGACCCGTGGCCTCGCGGTGATGGCGCGCCGCCGCGGCCTGCCGCTCGAGTCGATCGCCCTGACGAATGGCCCGGCCAAGCTCACGGAGGCGCTCGCCATCACCCTCGCCGACAACGGCCGCGACCTCGCGCGGGGCCCGCTCGTCATCCTGGCGCCCGAGCCGCGGCCTGCCGTCGCCATCGCCACCGGGCTCCGCGTCGGAATCACTCGCGCGACCGACCTGCCCCTCCGCTTCTGGATCCGGGGCAACCGTTACGTCTCCCGCCCGCGGCCCGAGGTGGGCGGTTGA
- a CDS encoding alcohol dehydrogenase catalytic domain-containing protein has protein sequence MARAGTMRAVFYEGAQTFRPGTAPVPVAGPGEALLRVRRVGICGTDLHIYQGHLDHRVPKGGIIGHETVAEVAEAPAASGFTAGDRVVVEPVQSCGKCRACRIGAAYICYELKVLGVDLPGGMQEYWTVPVERLLRVPDSLSDDHAALIEPLAVATHDVRRADVQTQDAVLVFGGGPIGTLIALVARQRGARVAVAEVNPFRVEMLDKLGLQPVGPGQDVVRFAEEWTGGDGVDVAFEVTGNPAVVRVMTDVVRAWGTVSLVAIHAAPMPVDLYRMFARELTMHGSRLYAREDWEQAIALAASGAIPLASLVSRRIPLGSLQAGMEQALGGGPVMKVLVDVTA, from the coding sequence ATGGCCAGAGCCGGCACGATGCGGGCGGTGTTCTACGAGGGAGCGCAGACGTTCAGGCCGGGCACGGCGCCGGTGCCGGTGGCCGGCCCCGGCGAGGCGCTCCTGCGGGTACGCCGGGTGGGGATCTGCGGGACCGACCTCCACATCTATCAGGGGCATCTGGACCACCGGGTGCCGAAGGGCGGCATCATCGGCCACGAGACCGTTGCCGAGGTCGCGGAGGCCCCGGCCGCGAGCGGCTTCACTGCCGGGGACCGTGTCGTGGTCGAGCCGGTCCAGTCCTGTGGGAAGTGCCGGGCGTGCCGGATAGGCGCCGCCTACATCTGCTACGAGCTCAAGGTCCTGGGGGTCGACCTCCCCGGCGGGATGCAGGAGTACTGGACGGTGCCGGTCGAGCGCCTGCTCCGCGTCCCCGATTCGCTCTCCGACGACCACGCGGCGCTCATCGAGCCCCTGGCGGTCGCCACCCATGACGTCCGCCGCGCCGACGTCCAGACGCAGGACGCGGTCCTCGTGTTCGGCGGCGGACCGATCGGCACGCTGATCGCGCTGGTGGCGCGCCAGCGGGGTGCGCGGGTGGCCGTCGCCGAGGTGAACCCGTTCCGGGTAGAGATGCTCGACAAGCTGGGGCTCCAGCCGGTCGGACCGGGTCAGGACGTCGTGCGGTTCGCCGAGGAATGGACCGGGGGCGACGGCGTGGACGTCGCCTTCGAGGTGACGGGGAACCCGGCCGTGGTCCGCGTGATGACCGACGTGGTACGCGCCTGGGGCACGGTGAGCCTCGTCGCCATCCACGCCGCCCCGATGCCGGTCGACCTCTACCGCATGTTCGCCCGCGAGCTCACCATGCACGGCAGCCGCCTCTACGCGCGCGAGGACTGGGAACAGGCCATCGCCCTGGCGGCATCCGGCGCCATCCCCCTGGCTTCGCTCGTGAGTCGTCGGATCCCGCTCGGGTCGCTCCAGGCCGGGATGGAGCAGGCCCTCGGCGGCGGTCCCGTGATGAAGGTCCTCGTCGACGTGACGGCCTGA